Within the Flavobacterium sp. N502536 genome, the region AGATATTATCTTATTGTAAAACAATTGTATCTTATCTGGTTTTTGTCGTTGTAATACATTCTAAAAAACAAAAAGCTGTCCTCTTGTGACAGCTTTTCTTAAAAAAAGTTTTCAATTCATCTTATCTTACTTACTTAATTCCTCCAAAAGCTCCAAAACACATGTTTTTGTGTAAAATTTCCACTTTTGTGAAACCCACTTTTTTCATCAGATCCAATTGGTAATTCATCGATCTTGGAGAATCTTCTTTTTCCACATAGTCCAGAACTTTTTGTCGGTATTCGGCTCCTCCAATTTCTTCCAGATAATCGCCATAACGCTGCCAGGTATAGCTGTTTAAAACTTCGGTATCCTGAGTAATTAAATCTGAAATAAAGAAACAGCCACCGGGTTTTAATAATTTAAAAATTTTAGCAAAGGTCGTTTCCCAGTCCTGATCGTCTCTCAAATGATGCAAAACTGCTCCTGCCAAAATAATATCAAAATGGTTTTCTGCCAAAGCGACTTCTCTGATATCGCCTTGTTGTACCTCTACTGTTCCATTTGTTTCTTTTGAAACTCTTTCAACGGCCCTGTCCAGCATCGGCAAACTCAAATCGACCAGAGTGCAATTTAAATTCGGCACTTTCGAAAGCATTTTTAAAGTATAATTTCCGGCACCACAGCCTATATCCAAAACATTCACCGCAGTAGGAACAATCCTTTTGGCGGCTTCGGTAATTAATTCCAGCGAAATAGTCGCATCGATAGTGGCTACCTGTCCGGTTTCTAAATTTGAAAATCGTTCGACATCCTTATCAAAACGCTCTCTGATTTCTTCAATAGTTGATTTTTTCATAGTTTTTTTGTTGCTCCCGAATAAGACAGGTTTATTAGTTATATTTTTTTCTTACCACGAATTCACGAATATTTATTGCTAAAATCGATATGAATTCGCGGCTAAAAAAATCATTACAATTTATAACACCAATCCCAATAATAAAAAGAGAACTTTTAAATATCTTAGCAAATTATAATTCTACAAAATAAAACCAACAAAAATGGCTGAGCAATCTTCAATCCAGTGTCCAAATTGCGGCACCCCAATCGATGTAAATGATGTTTTGAAGCATCAATTGGAAGATAGTATCCGTAAAGAATTTCAACAAAAAGCTAACGCTCAATCCAAAGAAATGGAGCTTAAAAACGAGCAGTTTGAAAAAGCAAAAGCTGAATTTGAAGCCAAAAAGAAACAGGAGAATGAACTTTTTGCTGAACGACTGGACCGCGAAAGAAAGGTTGCCGAAAAAGAAATTACTCAAAAATTAAAAACCAAACTCGAAGAAGAAAATAAAGACCGTTTGCAGCTGATGGAAAAAGAGCTTTCAGAGAAATCGGAAAAACTGCGTGAACTTAATAAAATGGAGGGCGAAATTGCTAAGCTTCAGCGCGAAAAACTCGAAATGAAGGAAGCCATCGAAGCCGAAGCTCAAAAACAGCTTAACGCGACTTTAGTTTTAGAACGCGATAAGATCAGAAAACAGGAAGAGGAAAAAAACGAGTTAAAAATAAAAGAATACCAAAAACAGTCTGACGATCAGAAAAAGCTGATTGAAGAAATGAAACGCAAGCAGGAACAAGGTTCTATGCAATTGCAGGGTGAAGTAATGGAACTGGCGATCGAAGAATGGCTAGCCAGTAATTTCCCGTTAGACACCATCGATGAAATAAAAAAAGGGGCCAACGGAGCGGATTGTCTTCAGGTTGTAAATACCCGGGAGGTACAAAATTGCGGTTCTATTTATTACGAAAGTAAACGTACTAAAGCTTTTCAACCCGCCTGGATTGAAAAATTCAAAAACGATATTAGAACCAAAAGAGCCAATATTGGGGTTTTAGTGACTGAAGTTATGCCCGCCGGAATGGACCGCATGGGAATGCGCGACGGAATCTGGATTTGTACTTATGAAGAATTTAAAGGCTTAAGTGCTGTTTTACGACAATCTTTAATACAGGTTAGCCAGGCTGTTCAGGCACAGGAAAACAAAGGCGATAAAATGTCGATGTTGTATGATTTTTTAACCAGCAATGAATTCCGTTTACAGGTGGAAGGAATTGTTGAGGGCTTCACACAGATGCAAAGTGATCTGGACTCCGAAAAAAGAGCTATGCAGCGTATTTGGAAGCAACGTGAAAAACAGATCGAAAAAGTAGTTCACAACACTTTGGGAATGTACGGTTCGATTCGAGGTATTGCCGGAAATGCTGTTCAGACGGTACGAGCTCTAGAACTTGATTTTGTAGAAGACGAGGAAGAACAAAAAACAAAGGAACTGGAATAAGTACACCAACTGTGTATTTTTTACTCCTTTCCCTTTTTATCTAAATGCAATTTGCCATTCCAATCAATGAGTTCTCCTAAACAATACTGTCTTTTTACAGCATTAACTCCGGAGATTCATCACAATCGGAATGGCAAATTTTATAGTTTTTTATAAGATGGGATTTAATCTACCTTTCTAAACACCAATAGTTTTCCATTAGGATTAGACAATGTCAATCTTAGATCTCCAATTGAATAGGTGTTTGTACTTTGTAATGCCTGTACAAACTCTCCTTCTTTGTTACCCGGCATACAAGCCATCATAGTTGAAATTACATCCGAGAATCGCAACAATCCTTTTTCGAAGAAAATGGTTCCTCCTATTGAATTACATCCCCCAAATCCCATGAATTTATTCTCCGCTGCGTTAATTTCAATTCTTGGCAATTCTTTTTGGAAATCAGAAGCAGTCACTTTTTTTCCATTTAACTCTTCCAATACCCAGATATCATGCAAACGATAATCGGTAATGTATTTACCACAGCCGTTTAAGGTCTGATCCTTCATCTCTACCTTAACCGTATAAGGAAAAACAGTTCCCGACATTGAATCGGTACATTCGAATTGCTGAATGGTAATGGTAGCCGAAGTTTTCCCATTGTTTACTTTGTACATCTTTACATTGGCATCCATTGCTCTGATGGGTTCAACAGCATTAAAACTGATGGATTCCATTCCTTCGATCAACGATGTAAAAACAATTTTATCTTTTCCAAATTTCAATCCCCAAAACGGTTCATTTCCAGTAGCTTCAAAATAAACACTTAAATCTTCTTCTTCTGGAGTTGTTTGAGAAGTTGTTTCATTCGTGTTTGTTTTTTTAACTGCAACCGACTTACAACTTAAGATCACAGACATTAGGGCGCATAGTAAAAGTACTTTTTTCATATCATTAAATTTTTATTATGACTCCACACTAGAAAAAACCGGGCCAAAAATCGTTACTGCCCATTTTTTATGATTTTTTTAAGCAGAACCCTTCCTCTAATTTAAGAAAAATAACACAATTACAAAAGAAAGTATAAAATACTGGCAAACTCAACGGATTTGCAGGGTGGAGCAAACAAATCGATACTTCTCACTGCTGAAAAAATCTACCTAATCACTAATTTCTGTATCTTTGAATTCTATTATTTCTCTAAAAAATGAACACACCTTTTCAAAAAGCCAGCCAATTGATTGATGCTGAGAACGCTCAGGATCCTAATATCGAAACCGATCAAAATACAACCTATCCGAAGGAATTACTGTATTCTGACAGGATGTATAAGCGATTGATGCAATTTGAACCTGAGGCTTCAGAAGAAATTCAGATTGCTTCAAAAGCACAGCACATATGCCGATGGAAAGTAGCACGCGAATCCTATCCAATGGATCGTGTGGGGTATTTAAAATGGAGAGAAGAGCTTAAAAAATTTCACGCAAAAAACACTGCAGGAATTTTAGAGAAAGTAGGATATGCTCCTGAATTTATCGATCGTGTTTCCTTTTTGATTGAAAAAAAACTACTTAAAAAAGACGCTGAGACACAGCTGCTTGAAGATGTTATTTGTTTGGTTTTTTTAGAATATTACCTCGATCCGTTTGTGCACAAACACGATGAGGAGAAACTCAAAAACATCATCAAAAAAACCTGGGATAAAATGTCAGACAAAGGACATCAGGAAGCCTTAAAAATCAATTATTCCGAAGAAAACCTAAATCTGATAAAAGCCTCTTTAGGACTATAATTTTCAAACTTAATTTAAGAAACATTTCCTTCAGCCCCCACACCTACTTGATTCTTAATCCATATTACGTATATTTGCTTAGTCAATTTAGACAAATATACGTAGCATCTTGAAGTAACAATTAAATAAATAATGAGTAAAACGATTCGGGTAGTCCTCGCGGATAATCATGTTTTTGTAAGGGATGGAATAAAATCTTTGTTGGAAAACGAAGTAAACATAGAAGTTGTAGGCGAAGCTACAGATGGAATCGATACACTCGAAGCTGTTGCTGCAAGTGAGCCAGACTTACTTATACTAGACATACGTATGCCGCATTTAACTGGTATTGAAGTAGTCGAAAAACTTAGAAGTGAAAATAATAAGGTTAAGATTATTATACTCACCACACATGAATCTGAAGAATACGTATTAGGTGCATTGAAAGCAGGTGCCGAAGGGTATTTACTAAAAGATTCCAGCAAAGAAGAATTTTTAAAAGCCCTACATACAGTTTTAAATGGAGGAAAATATTACAGCGGTGATGTTTCAGGAATTTTGATTCATCACTTTGTGCATTGTACTGTTTCATTAGGGCCTAAACAAGCTTTAGCCGAAGAAATCACGATTACTAAGAGAGAAAAAGAAATTCTGTCTCTTTTATTATCCGGAAAAGGAAATAAGGAAATTGCCGAAACCCTCAAAATCAGCAAGCGTACTGCCGAAGTGCATCGTTTTAACTTAATGAAAAAACTAAAAGTAAAAAACCTGATGGAGCTTTCAAACAAAGCAAGCGAGTATTCTTTGTTATAAAAATTACGTACAATTACGTAACTAATTTGCCAAAAATCACGATATTCTACCTGCCCTTTTCGATTTCTGAAAAGGGCATTTTTGTTCTGCAAATTCCTTGATAAATCTCATTAATTTGGTATATTTGAGAGGGTCTTTTCTCAGACAGGAAAATCAGCTTATGAAAATTATAGCATGGAATTGTAATATGGCATTCAGAAAAAAAGCAGGCTTTCTTGACGCTTATAATGCCGATATTGCTGTTATCTCTGAATGCGAAAATCCTGAAAATCTAAAATTCCAAACCGATACAAAATTGCCAAACGACATTCTTTGGTACGGAACCAATCCCCATAAAGGACTTGGTGTTTTCTCCTATAGCACTTATAAGTTTGAATTGTTGGACTGTCATAATCCGCTGTTCAAAAACATTTTGCCAATAGCGGTTACGGGCGGAGCCATCGATTTTACATTGTTTGCGGTTTGGGCCAATAATCCGCAGGATAAAGACGGGCAATATGTAACTCAGGTTTGGAAGGCGATTAATTACTATACAGATCTGATCAAGGAACATAAAACCATTTTGATTGGAGATTTTAACAGCAACACGATTTGGGACAAACCCCGAAGGGAAGGAAACCATAGTACCGTTGTAAATAAACTGAGCGAAAAAAAGATTTTCAGCACCTATCATACCTATTTCAATCAGGAACAGGGCAAAGAAGAGCATCCTACCTTATATCTTTACCGGCATGAAAACAAACCCTATCATTTGGATTACTGCTTTGCCTCGCAAGACTTTATAGCCGTTTTAGATACTGTCGAAGTTGGCACTTATCAGGACTGGACGATGCTGAGCGATCATAAACCTTTAATCATTAATTTCAATATATAAATCATGACCAACTCCTGGACCGAACGGTGGAACGACCGTTACAGCACCGAAGAATTTGCCTATGGCACCGCGCCCAACAACTATTTAAAAGAAACCTTAGAAAAACTATACCCCGGAACCATTCTCTTCCCTGCCGAAGGTGAAGGCCGAAATGCCGTTTTTGCTGCTAAACTAGGCTGGAACGTTTCAGCATTTGATATTAGTTCAGAAGGGAAAAACAAGGCTCTAAAACTAGCCCAATCTCAAAATGTCGCTATCAATTATCAGGTTGGAGAACTTGAAACCTTAAACTATCAACCGGAACAATTTGATGCCATCGCTTTAATCTATGCACACTTTCCGGCAGAAATTAAATCGGAGATCCACAAAACACTCGATCAGTATCTGCGCAAAGGAGGTTATATTCTTTTTGAAGCGTTTAGCAAAAAACACCTCGAATATCTGGCCATCAACGATAAAGTGGGCGGACCAAAAGATATTGCTTCTTTGTTTTCGATCGAAGAAATTCAATCTGACTTTCCCGATTATGAGATCATCATATTGGAAGAAAAAGAAATCGAACTCAATGAAGGTCTTTTCCACAACGGAAAAGGTTCCGTTATCCGATTTATAGGGAAGAAAAAGTAATTCGCTTTACAACCATTTCGTAGAGGCGCAGCAGTGCGTCTCTACACCGCATCTCTCTCCCCTCACACAATTGCGTCCTGCTCTCTTCCATTACAATGGAGCAATCTCTAAAATAATATTTAATATAAGGAGCTGTTTCCAGCTGTCCGTTGTATCTTTTGTCCCGAACCCCGGCACAAAAGGATGCCACTCCCATCTGGGCTAATGAGCTCAGTTTTCAGTTTACAGTTTACAGTGTACAGTTTGCATTACACAGTTTACATTTCACAGTTTACATTTCACAGTTTGCATTTCACAATTCACAATTAACAATCAACAATTAACCCCCATTTTCCATGTAGAATTGTTAAGAAATTTTGGTTTCCCATTTCAGCTAAAAAACCAAACAATTCACTTTCAAATACTTAATGTTAATTTTTATAAGAAAACTTAACATTGAATACCATGTTTTATAATTATCTTTACTTAACTGTAACTTAACAATTTAGTTACATTGCTAATAATAACCTTACCTAAAAGCACATTTATATGGAAAACAAACCCGAAGAAAGCACCCCGGAAAAAATCGATTCTGTAAAACCTGAAGCTGTTCAACCGGCTACAGAAACTGCAAAACCTGCCAGCACTCCTGTTAAAAAAGCACCCGTTCGTAAAGCGGCGCCTGCTAAACCAACAACGGCAGCGGTAAAACCAACAGCAGCCAAACCGGTAACCCCTAAAGCTCCTGCAGCTTCTGTTACCAAAGCTGCAAGTACTACAGCAAAAGCACCTGCCAAAGCGGTTGTAAAAACGGCTGCAGCGACTCCAACTACACCAAAACCGGCAGCAAAAGCACCGGTAAAAAAAGTAGTAACACCAGCCGCTAAGCCAGTAGAAAAAACTGCTGTACAAACAACTGTTACGAAATTAAAAGAAGAAGATACTAATCAGGCAGTTAAAACCGAGGAAACCGGAAAAGATAAAGCCGCTAAAAAAGCCAAAAAAGTGAAAGACAAAGAAAAAGACAAAGCCAAAAAGAAATTAGCTAAGAAAAAAGAGAAAGCTAAAAATGATAAAAAGAAAGAAAAAGCTAAAAAAGCAAAACTAAAAGCTGCAGCTAAGAAAAAAGAAAAAGCGAAAAAAGCGAAAGACAAAGCAAAAGCTAAAAAAATTGCAAAAAAGAAAGCTAAAGCTCAGAAAAAAGCGAAAGCCAAAAAGAAAAAAATAATATTCAGAAAGGTTTGACTTGATAAAAGTTGAACCTTTTTGTGTTTTTAAAGGGCTTCGACTTCGCTCAGTCGGGCAAACCGAATATCATTCTGAGTGCTGAAAGAAGGGCTTTTTAAATTACTTGTAATTTATCCCCCAATGGCGATCATGCTGCGGTTATCAAAATGTTTTGCAGGATCATTCATTTCATCCATCGTTACCATTCCGGCACGAACCTTCTTTTTACTTTGAACAGCTGCTGAAATGAGATCCGTTATCGGCAGACCGTTTCTAAAAGGGGTTAAAAGATCGGTTTCTGCATTAGAGAAAAGACAGTTTTTTATTTTTCCATCGGCAGTTAAACGAATTCGGTTACAGCTGTCGCAAAACGGATTTGTAATTGAACTTATAATTCCGAAATCTCCCTGAAAGTCTTTTATTTTATAGGTTCTCGCCGTGAAGTTTTCTTCGTCTTTGAGTTTTATAATTTCCTGTTTTGAAAAACCATTCTCTACCCGGAAAGAATCTCCTGTTGCGAAACCATTCTGCTCCTGTCCCACTCGTTTCCCGCAAACGGCATAAACTCAATAAATCGCACCGAAATGGGCAAAAAACGGGTTAGTTTAACAAAATCAACAATTTCGTTATCATTAAAACCTTTTATTAAAACGACATTTACTTTTACCTGAAAATCATGATTCAAAAGTAAATGCAGATTGTCGACAACTTTGTCAAACTGATTTCTAAGCGTTATTGAATGAAATTTCGACGCAACCAGCGTATCCAGACTTAAGTTGATCTTTTTAATATTAAACTGCTTTAAAACCTCAATATGGCGGTCGATCAAAATTCCGTTTGTAGTCATCGAAACCGAAATATCGAGAGCAGCCAGTTTTGAAATGATTTCCGGAAAATCTTTTCGTAAAAGCGGTTCACCGCCTGTTAATCGTATTTTATCAACACCCTGTTGCACGAAAGTCCGGGCAATGCCAAAAATCTCATCGGCAGTCATTAAACTGGCTTTTGGAGAAAGTGCAATACCGTCAGCCGGCATGCAATACGTACAACGCAGATTGCATTTTTCCAGCAGCGAAATGCGCAGATAATTGTGTCTGCGTCCAAAACCATCCGTCAAACTAGTGTTAAAGGCTGTCATGATTTTTACCTTTAAAACATGAAAAACATGCATCACATGCGGAAAAACCGCATCCATAGACTCTCTTGCTCCGTTTGTCGAACCCGGCAAAGCCAAAACTAAACTCTTACCCAAAGTTCCGGCTACGCTTCTGGACAACATCGCATAAGGCATTCTCTGTTGCCCATAGTCCCGAATCGCTTCCTCAATACCGGGAATTCTGCTTTCTAAAATTGGCGCTAAAGCTTCCGGTGTAACATCTCGTGGAGACAAACCTGTACCGCCCGTAAAAATCACCAATTGATGTTCTTTGGCAAACGTTTTTGTTCTTTCCTGAATAATAGCAAGTTCGTCAGGAATAATTTCATAATGCGGCGTCTCAACGCCATACGAATTTAATTTTTCGACTATAACTTTTCCCGAACGATCTTCCTTATCACCCGCAAAAATAGAATCAGAGCAAACAAAAACAGCCGCTTTTATTGCGTTCGGAAATTTATTTTTAAAAGACGATTTCCCGCCTTCTTTCTCAATCAATTTTATGGTCGAAATTTCGATTTCTTTATCAATCGGTTTCAGCATATCGTACATGGTAAGGGCTACAATTGATGCTCCATGCATCGCCTCTACCTCAACACCGGTTTTATAAACGGTTTTTACCGTAAAGATGATCTGAACCTCCAGGCCTTCTATTTTATATTCCACCGAAGTAAATTCAATCGGAATCGGATGGCAATCCGGAATCGATAAATGCGTGTTTTTAACCGCAAACAATCCCGCTGTTTTTGCCATTTCGAGTACGTTTCCTTTGGGCACTAAATTATGGGTCACCGCGTCAATTGTTTCTTGTTTACTAACTTTTACAATTGCGGTGGCGGTTGCTTTTCTTAAGGTGCTTATTTTATGCGTAATATCTACCATTTTATCTTATTAGGAATTCTGTTTCCAGGTGAAGGTATCGTTTTCAAACATTTCTTTCCCAAAAATGGGCACATCGGTTTTAACCCAGTTTACAATAGCCTCTGTTGCTTCATAAACCTGTTTGCGTCGCGTTGCTGAAACAAAGACAAACAAACAAATTTCGCCCGCTTTTACAACGCCCAGACTATGGTAAATGTGCATGCAGGTCAAATCAAATTTAGTAAACGCTCGTTCGCGAATGGTGTGCAAAGCTTCGTTGGCCATATCCGTATAAGCCGAATAATCGATAGCCACAACGGTATTATTATGAATGACATCGGCACGAACTTGTCCTAAAAAAATATTGTGCGCCCCAATCGTGTGTTTGGATTGGTGTTTTGCGATCGACTCGGCTATAAATTCAGGACTGATTGGCCCTTCTACAAATACATTTTTACTCATTACTTCTATTTTTTTTACCACAGATTAAAAAGATTTTTCTTTGGCCACGAATTCTATTTCAAAAAAAAAACTCGTGAATTCGTAGCCAATAAATCTGTATGTTTTTTCACTTCTTTACAGACGCTCTGTTTTTTGATTATCCTCCTGCAAATGGAGGCAATAAAGCAACCACATCATTGGTCTGCAACGTACAGTCTACTGTTTTTGAAACTATTTTTTGATTTACCGCTACGCTGAAAACAAGCGAATCAAATTGGTATTTCTGGTCTAAATCGCGCAATAGTTCCTGCAGTGACACTTCAGAAAAAGCTACTTTTTCAAGTTCACATTGGGTTCTTTCGGCAACAGCTCCAAAATATTTAATCTCAATCATTTTTATAAATTTAAATTCTGAAAAATAAACTCATCTTCAAAATGTTCCTGAAAATAAGAAATCCAGCTTGACGTATTTTTCACTACTTCACCAATGACAATTATAGCCGGCGATGTTATATTTTTCTCAGCAACCAATTTAGCAATTGAACCAATAGTTCCAATCACTTTTTGTTCTGTTTTTTTCGTTCCGTTTTGAATAATGGCAATGGGAAGATTGTCGGTTCTGTTCTGCTGATAAATAGAAATGATCTCCTCTAATTTGTGCATTCCCATCAAAATAATAACGGTCGCATCCGATTTAGAAGCCAGATGAATATCCTTCGACAGCTTATGATCTGAGGTTGTTCCGGTAATGACCCAAAAGCTTTCGGCCACTTTGCGCTGTGTAACACTAATTCCAGCCGAGGCAGGAACTCCCAACGCAGATGAAATTCCGGGAACAATTGCCGTTTCGATTCCAAATTGTTCTGTAAATTCGATTTCTTCACTTCCTCTTCCAAAAACAAACGGATCGCCTCCTTTTAAACGAACCACATGTCCGTGTCGCTTTGCCATTGACACAATCAGTTCGTTAATCTGATCCTGTGTATAAGCATGGCAGCCCAGTCGTTTTCCCACAAAAATAATTTCGGCATTTGATGCATAAGCTAACAATTCTTCATTGACCAAAGCATCATATAAAACCACATCGGCCTGCTCTAAAACCTTTATCGCTTTCATCGTAATCAGTTCAGCATCACCCGGTCCTGCGCCTACAATCGTTAGTTTTGGTATTTTTAAGCTTTGCATAATCTTTTAACTTAAATTGGCATTCAAATCATTTAATTCGTCAGCCGAATTAATATTGGTCAAAGGAATAATCTCACTTTCATCCAGATTAATAATCTGATGCGGTATTCCCGCCAGTAAATCCATCATTTTTAGTGCATCCGTATCAATAGCCTTTTTGATAAAAGGGATCATCTTTTTGGAATAAATTCCAATCAGTGGATGCATTCGACTCTCTGAAGCAAAAACGGTAATTCCGGCTTCTTCCGTATGTTTTGAGAGTAACTCCTGTAATAATTCTGTTGAAATTAACGGAATATCACAGCTCAAAATCAGGTTAAATTCGGTTTCAGACTGTAATAAAGCAGTGTAAATCCCTCCCAAAGGTCCTTTATCTGCAATAACATCGGGTATTTTTTGATACGGGAGATAATCATACTCTTTTGATGCCGTAACCAATCTAATTTCTGCTGTAACAGGCAAAATCGCACTGATGATGTGTTCTATAAAAGGCTTTCCCCGAAACAAAACCAATCCTTTCTCTGACTGCATCCGGGAACTTTTTCCTCCACAAAGAATAAATGCTGTTAGTGTTTCCATGGTTTTTAGTTTTTGTTTCAGGTTTTTCTTGTTTCAAGTTTCAGGTTTTCTTTGTTTCAGGTTTCAGGTTTCAAGTTTCAAGTTTCAGGTTTCAAGTTGAAATGAGAGAAAGTTTCACTTTAAGGGATAGACCTAGCATTCCTACTCTCTTTTTAGTATTCCATTATTAAGGAAAAATCAATTTGACGCTTGCCATTAAAATTACAGTTCCTAAAACTATTTTCAGCGTTTTGTTTGAGAAATAACCACTTCCGTAAAATCCTCCCAATACTCCTCCCACAACTGCAATTGGAACCAAATAAAAACTTTCGACAGGGATTGTTTTTCCGCCCATAAAAAAGCCTAACATTCCCGCAAAAGAATTCACAAATATGAATAAACTCGAAATGGCCGCTGATTCTTTTACGGACGCCCATCCCAAAAACAATAAAATAGGACTTAAAATTATACCGCCCCCTATTCCCAACATTCCGGATAATAATCCGATTGCAAAACCAATTGTTAGGGCAAACGGCAGGTTAATTTTAACAGCCTCTTTTTCTTTAAAATTAAAAACCCCAAACAGCCTTAACGCTGCAAAAGCCAAGACTACTCCTAAAACTGCTTTATAAATACCGTTATCTAATGTGACAAATCCACCTATAAATGCTGCCGGAATTGACGCGATTGCAAAGGGATAAAACAATTTTGGCCTGAAATAATTCATCCGATAATAAAAGAAAAACGAAATACTCGATACAAACAAATTCAACAACAAAGCCGAAGGTTTCATCACCGCCACCGGAAAAGCAAAAATGGTCATCAAAGCCAAATATCCCGATGCTCCTCCATGTCCCACACTAGAATATAAAAATGCAATAACAATTAATGCAAAACTAAATAGCAATAGGTTTTCGGAACTTAATAGGGTCATTTTTTTTATTGTTTAATCGCTTGGTTGTTTAACTGTTTATTTGTTTCAGGTTTCAGGTTTCAGGTTTCAGGTTTCAAGTTTCAGGTTTGCTCCTCAATATCGTTTTATTTACATACCGCTTCTCTTTGTTCTAGCATCTTTCTTCTACAATCTAGTTTCAAGTTTCAGGTTTCAGGTTTCAGGTTTCAGGTTTGCTCCTCAATATCGTTTTATTTACATACAGCTTCTCTTTCTTCTAGCATCTTTCTTCTACAATCTAAAATCTAAAACTCTTCTAATCAATCGGCAATACAGTTACTAAAGTTCCTTTTTCATAGGCTTCAACATCCTCGGGAACGATTAGTAAACCGTTGGCAACGGCAAATGTATTGAGCATTGCGGAGCTTTGTCCGTCCAAGACTGTGACATTTGTTTCGTCGTATCTTGCCTTTAAGAATAATGTTTTGCCTGTATCGTTTTTAACATCCGAATTTAGCGTTCGGACTATTTTTGTTCTGTGAATTTCAGAAAGCCCGATTCTGTTTCTGATGGCCGGATAAACAT harbors:
- a CDS encoding sulfite exporter TauE/SafE family protein; translation: MTLLSSENLLLFSFALIVIAFLYSSVGHGGASGYLALMTIFAFPVAVMKPSALLLNLFVSSISFFFYYRMNYFRPKLFYPFAIASIPAAFIGGFVTLDNGIYKAVLGVVLAFAALRLFGVFNFKEKEAVKINLPFALTIGFAIGLLSGMLGIGGGIILSPILLFLGWASVKESAAISSLFIFVNSFAGMLGFFMGGKTIPVESFYLVPIAVVGGVLGGFYGSGYFSNKTLKIVLGTVILMASVKLIFP
- the cobA gene encoding uroporphyrinogen-III C-methyltransferase — its product is MQSLKIPKLTIVGAGPGDAELITMKAIKVLEQADVVLYDALVNEELLAYASNAEIIFVGKRLGCHAYTQDQINELIVSMAKRHGHVVRLKGGDPFVFGRGSEEIEFTEQFGIETAIVPGISSALGVPASAGISVTQRKVAESFWVITGTTSDHKLSKDIHLASKSDATVIILMGMHKLEEIISIYQQNRTDNLPIAIIQNGTKKTEQKVIGTIGSIAKLVAEKNITSPAIIVIGEVVKNTSSWISYFQEHFEDEFIFQNLNL
- a CDS encoding molybdenum cofactor guanylyltransferase, giving the protein METLTAFILCGGKSSRMQSEKGLVLFRGKPFIEHIISAILPVTAEIRLVTASKEYDYLPYQKIPDVIADKGPLGGIYTALLQSETEFNLILSCDIPLISTELLQELLSKHTEEAGITVFASESRMHPLIGIYSKKMIPFIKKAIDTDALKMMDLLAGIPHQIINLDESEIIPLTNINSADELNDLNANLS